A genomic stretch from Streptomyces sp. QL37 includes:
- a CDS encoding SDR family oxidoreductase: MSSPDPQVRAARNLADPTTESKPTKNLSRSRGPVVAVTGAATGVGELLTAHLAASDEIKQVIAIDERRGDVSEATWHILDVRDPAIAEKLRGADVVVHMALDLDLETDPAARTAYNVRGTQTVLTAAAAVGVHRVVLCTSAMVYGALPDNDLPLSEDAELRATAEATGVGDLLEIERLGRRAPRAHPGLNVTVVRPTVLVGGTDTALTRYFESPRLLVVAGSRPAWQFCHVDDLVSALEYAALEKIEGEFAVGCDGWLEQEEVEELSGVRRMELPSAVALGAAARLHRIGLTPSPAGDLAYTMHPWVVSVSRLHDAGWRPRWTNEEVLTALLEEVEGRHTVAGRRLGRKDATAAGAAGATVALLGTAALVRRARKARRRF; the protein is encoded by the coding sequence GTGAGTTCCCCAGATCCGCAGGTTCGCGCAGCGCGAAACCTGGCCGACCCCACGACCGAGAGCAAGCCCACGAAAAATCTTTCCCGAAGCCGAGGCCCCGTCGTCGCGGTCACCGGTGCCGCGACCGGCGTCGGTGAGCTGCTCACCGCCCATCTCGCCGCATCGGACGAGATCAAGCAGGTCATCGCCATCGACGAGCGCCGGGGCGACGTCTCCGAGGCGACGTGGCACATCCTGGACGTACGGGACCCCGCCATCGCCGAGAAGCTGCGCGGCGCGGACGTCGTCGTGCACATGGCGCTCGACCTCGACCTGGAGACCGATCCCGCGGCCCGTACCGCGTACAACGTCCGCGGTACCCAGACCGTGCTGACGGCGGCGGCGGCCGTGGGCGTCCACCGGGTGGTCCTGTGCACCTCGGCGATGGTCTACGGCGCCCTGCCCGACAACGACCTCCCTCTCTCCGAGGACGCGGAACTGCGGGCCACGGCGGAGGCCACCGGTGTGGGCGATCTGCTGGAGATCGAGCGCCTCGGCCGCCGCGCACCCCGTGCCCACCCCGGCCTCAACGTCACGGTCGTCCGGCCCACGGTTCTGGTCGGCGGCACGGACACGGCGCTCACACGGTACTTCGAGTCGCCCAGGCTCCTCGTCGTCGCCGGATCACGCCCCGCCTGGCAGTTCTGCCACGTCGACGACCTGGTCAGTGCCCTGGAGTACGCGGCTCTCGAAAAGATCGAGGGAGAGTTCGCGGTCGGCTGCGACGGCTGGCTCGAACAGGAAGAGGTGGAGGAGCTCTCCGGAGTGCGCCGTATGGAGCTGCCGTCCGCCGTGGCCCTCGGCGCGGCCGCACGCCTCCACCGGATCGGCCTCACCCCGTCACCCGCGGGCGATCTCGCCTACACCATGCACCCCTGGGTGGTCAGCGTGAGCCGCCTCCACGACGCGGGATGGCGCCCGAGGTGGACCAACGAGGAGGTCCTGACGGCGCTCCTGGAAGAGGTCGAGGGACGCCACACCGTCGCCGGACGGCGGCTCGGCCGCAAGGACGCCACCGCAGCCGGTGCCGCGGGAGCGACCGTCGCGCTGCTCGGCACGGCGGCCCTGGTCCGGCGGGCCCGCAAGGCGCGCCGGCGTTTCTAG
- a CDS encoding PDZ domain-containing protein, which yields MPRRTATMLASTLILIALLCAGVLIRVPYSEMSPGPTVNTLGDARGEPVLHITGHKTYPTSGNLNMTTVRVTGADYDMNIVEAVYGWLAHDSVVVPHDTLYPDGKTEEESTQENAEEFSQSQESAKVAALEELKIPVTSRVVVSTVVKDSAAEGVLHAGDVIKAVDGTAVEQPEDVAKLVTKHKPGEDVVFTVIPARTAAAAEKAGKEPEGSRDVTLTTRKAPEDPSNPSEDRAIVGIQAGTDHTFPFEIDIKLADVGGPSAGLMFSLGIIDKLTPDKLTGGKFIAGTGTIDDEGKVGPIGGINMKLVGARDAGARYFLTPDDNCSAAASDTPDGLTLVRVKTLDDAKKSLEKIRAGDTAGLPGCSKG from the coding sequence ATGCCACGCCGCACCGCGACGATGCTCGCCTCCACCCTCATCCTGATCGCGCTGCTCTGCGCAGGCGTGCTGATTCGCGTGCCGTACTCGGAGATGTCCCCCGGCCCGACGGTGAACACGCTCGGCGACGCGCGCGGCGAGCCGGTGCTGCACATCACCGGGCACAAGACGTATCCGACGTCCGGGAACCTCAACATGACGACGGTGCGCGTCACCGGTGCGGACTACGACATGAACATCGTCGAGGCCGTCTACGGCTGGCTGGCCCACGACAGCGTGGTCGTGCCGCACGACACCCTCTACCCGGACGGGAAGACCGAGGAGGAGTCGACGCAGGAGAACGCCGAGGAGTTCAGCCAGTCCCAGGAGAGCGCGAAGGTCGCCGCCCTGGAGGAGCTGAAGATCCCCGTCACCTCCCGCGTCGTCGTCTCCACGGTCGTCAAGGACAGCGCCGCCGAGGGCGTGCTGCACGCGGGCGACGTGATCAAGGCGGTCGACGGCACGGCGGTCGAACAGCCGGAGGACGTCGCGAAGCTCGTCACGAAGCACAAGCCCGGCGAGGACGTCGTCTTCACGGTGATCCCGGCCAGGACCGCCGCCGCGGCGGAGAAGGCGGGCAAGGAGCCCGAGGGCTCCCGCGACGTCACCCTGACCACACGGAAGGCGCCCGAGGACCCCTCGAACCCCTCGGAGGACCGGGCGATCGTGGGGATCCAGGCAGGGACGGACCACACGTTCCCGTTCGAGATCGACATCAAGCTCGCAGATGTCGGCGGCCCGAGCGCCGGACTGATGTTCTCGCTCGGCATCATCGACAAGCTGACGCCCGACAAGCTGACGGGCGGCAAGTTCATCGCCGGCACCGGCACCATCGACGACGAGGGCAAGGTCGGCCCCATCGGCGGGATCAACATGAAGCTGGTCGGCGCGCGCGACGCGGGCGCCCGGTACTTCCTGACCCCGGACGACAACTGCTCCGCGGCGGCCTCCGACACCCCGGACGGCCTCACCCTGGTGAGGGTGAAGACCCTCGACGACGCCAAGAAGTCCCTGGAGAAGATCCGGGCGGGGGACACGGCCGGCCTGCCGGGCTGCTCGAAGGGCTGA
- a CDS encoding molybdenum cofactor biosynthesis protein MoaE, which produces MARTHDHPGEQAAQDPIRLLDIRDTPLSVDEIFRAVGDDAAGGMALFVGTVRNHDDGQDVGSLGYSCHPTAGDELRRVAEKVVAEFPVRALAAVHRVGELGVGDLAVVVAVSCAHRGEAFEACRKLIDDLKHEVPIWKHQRFSDGTEEWVGAC; this is translated from the coding sequence ATGGCACGCACCCACGACCACCCCGGCGAGCAGGCTGCTCAGGACCCCATCCGGCTCCTGGACATCCGTGACACACCGCTGTCCGTCGACGAGATCTTCCGCGCGGTCGGGGACGACGCCGCGGGAGGCATGGCGCTCTTCGTCGGCACGGTGCGCAATCACGACGACGGGCAGGACGTCGGTTCCCTCGGGTACTCCTGCCACCCGACCGCGGGTGACGAGCTCCGCAGAGTGGCGGAGAAGGTGGTGGCGGAGTTCCCGGTACGGGCCCTGGCCGCCGTCCACCGGGTGGGTGAACTGGGTGTGGGCGATCTGGCGGTGGTCGTCGCCGTGTCCTGCGCCCATCGGGGTGAGGCCTTCGAGGCCTGCCGCAAGCTGATCGACGACCTCAAGCACGAGGTCCCGATCTGGAAGCACCAGCGTTTCTCCGACGGCACGGAGGAGTGGGTCGGCGCCTGCTGA
- a CDS encoding PPA1309 family protein: MLGMPNVSPSGPPMAASPLTVAVLEIDAYAAGLGWDQPARLFALVDTARLRAHEPGLAAQLGLDDTSSTTATLTPVEQEELPAGTALDEFLATIAWPDAVVGCAMTVERLMLPPSAETSVPDGLSDAQLTKWVAEHPDRQEVRMTVAVLRDGARDSAVRLREKDSPTEVLTGAGLVPGLAEALAATFES; the protein is encoded by the coding sequence ATGTTGGGTATGCCCAACGTTTCCCCCTCAGGCCCTCCGATGGCCGCGAGTCCCCTCACCGTCGCCGTCCTCGAAATCGACGCCTACGCCGCAGGTCTCGGCTGGGACCAGCCGGCCCGGCTGTTCGCCCTCGTCGACACCGCCCGGCTGCGCGCACACGAGCCCGGCCTCGCCGCCCAGCTCGGACTCGACGACACCTCTTCCACGACCGCCACCCTCACCCCCGTCGAGCAGGAGGAGCTGCCGGCCGGCACCGCGCTGGACGAGTTCCTCGCCACGATCGCCTGGCCCGACGCCGTGGTCGGCTGCGCCATGACCGTCGAACGGCTGATGCTGCCGCCCTCGGCGGAGACCTCCGTACCGGACGGACTGTCCGACGCCCAGCTGACCAAGTGGGTCGCCGAGCACCCCGACCGGCAGGAGGTGCGGATGACCGTGGCGGTTCTGCGCGACGGCGCACGGGACTCCGCGGTGCGCCTGCGGGAGAAGGACTCCCCGACCGAGGTCCTCACCGGCGCCGGACTGGTTCCGGGGCTCGCCGAGGCACTCGCGGCCACCTTCGAGTCCTGA